One genomic segment of Arachis duranensis cultivar V14167 chromosome 4, aradu.V14167.gnm2.J7QH, whole genome shotgun sequence includes these proteins:
- the LOC107482855 gene encoding uncharacterized protein LOC107482855 — protein sequence MGGLFFLYGQGGCGKTFLWSTISCSIRSKGGIILNVASCGIVVLLLPNGRTALSRFKISLAINKDSLCSIKQGSPLARLISKAKLITWDETPMISKYCYETLDKCLRDILRCSDSYNAHLPFGGKVVVLGGDFRQILPVILRGSRQDIIQSSINSSYLWHNCKVLKLTKNMRLSLGENNNIQELRNFAEWLLKIGDDLAGDITDGKSIVHIPSLIKSSEIALDDLIDFVYPDMLSNLSVENYFKDRAILAPSSSIKG from the exons ATGGGTGGACTTTTCTTCTTATACGGTCAAGGTGGTTGTGGAAAAACATTCTTATGGTCAACTATATCATGCTCAATTAGGTCTAAAGGAggaataattttaaatgttgcTTCTTGTGGGATTGTTGTACTTTTGTTGCCTAATGGAAGAACTGCACTTTCAAGGTTTAAAATTTCTTTGGCCATAAATAAGGATTCTTTGTGTAGCATTAAACAGGGAAGTCCTCTTGCAAGGTTAATATCCAAGGCCAAATTAATCACATGGGATGAAACTCCAATGATAAGTAAGTATTGTTACGAAACTTTAGATAAATGCCTCAGAGACATCTTAAGGTGCTCAGATTCGTATAATGCTCATTTGCCATTTGGAGGTAAAGTTGTTGTTCTCGGAGgagattttagacaaatttTACCTGTAATTCTCAGAGGCTCAAGGCAAGATATAATTCAGTCTTCTATTAATTCTTCATATTTGTGGCATAACTGTAAGGTTTTGAAGCTTACAAAAAATATGAGATTGTCACTAGGTGAAAATAACAACATACAAGAACTCAGAAATTTTGCagaatggctactcaaaattgGTGATGATTTGGCTGGTGATATAACAGATGGTAAATCGATCGTTCATATACCATCTTTGATTAAGAGCTCTGAGATAGCTTTGGATGACCTTATTGATTTCGTGTATCCAGATATGTTATCCAATTTATCCGTTGAAAATTATTTCAAGGATAGAGCAATTCTTGCACCaagctcaa GTATCAAAGGATAG